AGGTCGTACGTTGACACATTCCCCGTggagaagttcttccttcgattcgattacatcttcgacatgtttcacttgaataagctggattttacgtttgtcctcctttttgccttgtacatgaactacatcatcgcgattgagcagataccttatatctgtgtcgctgacccgtacttcatgcacgagggcttcttggcagTCTGCCCAGAGCACCGTGAATACGCAAGGGACTACATCGTCGAATTCATcgtcgccaataaggacaaggatacgattctcgtgccttatcatcccatgtaagtcatccgcgcggatatccttGCTTCGATTTCAATaattcatttgcacggtggaggctaatttgaggtgtacttattttacGCAGCCACGctcttggactcgtcgaagaacatgaacaaaaaggattacacacACATCAAGTTTGTTCTTGACAGTGCTATCTTTTTCTACGGCGtacggggtggagagatcaagacCAAGAAGACATGAACCGTAGGCCCACCTTCgcccataagaccgacttctgctgcatctaGCAACCGAGTGATACTCTtagtgatggattctatgtcctacaccacatgctggagtacagacgggatcatcagaaccttcgcatgtcccCTACTTCCGgagatgcccatattctgcaatgggcaaagaacttAGGAGATATCCCGGATCATCGACGTTGAGCTGAGTTCTATCATATCCAGCGTGAACTTACCCAAATCATCATAAAGGAGGTCCTCGacaaaacagggatgttctacgaggaagggcaaatgtcgcgggaagacgtccgaacacgcgtagccgctcagcgtctcgacctgaagcatttcactaagctcggggactatctccctgacttggatggatgccacgacatgttggagtgattgacgatatatgacaatgtgtccgtttagtccatactttatgtatgacgaaactttgagttatacCAGCAGGCATCGGCAGTCGAACTGAGATTTTGTTGGATGGCCATACGGGACCGTGCGCGCCAGAACCGTGTGCTCTGTTATGTGCCATACTGGACCGTGTGCCCCAGGACTTCATGGTCGTGCCATACCCAAACACGTCCTTGAACAGCGTCGTGGGCACGCCGAGCACCATAGGATTAGCAGGCGACGAGCTGGGCTGCTGGTTTATGAACTCCACGATGCTCCCCATGAGCCTCTTGCTGGTGGCCCTCAGCGGACAGTAGAGGTGGAAGCCGTGGTCCTCGCCCTCCGACTCCACCACCGTCACCTCGCGGCGCCCCGGCGTCATCCAAGGCCACGGCGCGTCGTGATCGCGCATGCGGGCCGCCAGGTCGAGGCCGCGGTCCCGCAGAGTGTCCTTCCCGGCCACGGCGATGAGCACGCGGCGGCAAGCCAGCGATGAGATCTCCGAGGCCGGAGGGTCGATCCGGGGGTCATCGTTGCCGGCCTGGCCGGCCGTGACGAACGGCCACAGCCGGTCCACCCCGTACGGCGGGAACTCCGGCCATGGGTCGGACGAGGACGCCGCCCACTGGAGCGCGGCCCACGCGTCGTCATATGCCGCGGGTCTGGGGAACTCCGGCGCTAGACGGTACTCCACCGACACGACGAGGGCTCCGGCGCTGGCGGCGAGGGAGGTCGCGTAGCGGTGGTACGTCCGCCCGAAAGCGCTCTCCGTGCAGAACGAGCCGCCATGGACGTAGATGACGAGGGGAAGCCGATTCCTGCCTGCGGTGTCGGCGGCACGGGACGGGAGGAACAGGCGCACAGACACGCCGGTGGCCTTGTCGACGACGACGTCCCTCGTCGCCACCCCGCGGTTGCCGCCCTGATCCGGCGACGCCAGCACGAATGGGCTGCGCAGGAAACGCTCGATGCTGCCGTCCTTGTACTTGCGTATGAACGGGTACATGTCCACGGAGATGTCACGTCCCTCCTTCTGCTTCGCTGGAGAAGTCTTGTTTGCATGCATGGCGCAGTTGAGCTGCTTTAGTTTGAAACTCTTCTTTTGAGTTGTCCGCTGCATGCCTCGTCGTTGGCTGCACCTCATGGGAATTTATAGAGCCATTTTCTTCATCGCCACGTCCCTTTACTAATTTTTTTTTTAAGGATCAAGAAgtaaggggctgtttggttctaggGCTTGCAATACCACACTTTGTCAACATGGTAACAACGTAGAAACATCACCATTGCCAGGTTTAATCAATTTGGGTGAAGACCTAGGCTTTCACCCTGGAGCTCGAGACTGGATGTTCGAGTTGCATGCATGGCGCAGTTGAGCTGCTTTACTTTGGAACTCTTGTTTTGAATTGTGCCGCTGCATCCCGCGTCGCTGGCTGCGGAATTTATAGAGCCATTTCAGTCACACAACTCCCACCTTTCCACGTCCACCGCAACAAAGTGGCCACCACCTTTCCACGACCCCACCTTTCACGGATCCACCTAGCCTTTGCTACGCACGTCGGCAATGAAACACATTTGTTCCCCTAAGAGCATGGtcaatagtatagccagctgctggttATAAGCCAGTGCCACGTCATTTACAGCTCATTTTATAGTCAACATGTACAATAGTAGATCAAAAAAGtgtactatttttttattatgtgtCTTACCTTCCATTCTttcaaagtgcctaggagcacgtgctagagctggctcttcatgAAGAGCCCGTTTACCTTccctctcctcttctctttcctcaaactaagcaaaaatatactagtttattccttatagcccgctgactcaggtCTATTGTACTTACTCTAAGGCTGCCCGGACTCTGAAAATGATGCCCCAATTAGACTACCCACCATGGAAATAAAATAGGTGATAACATCACACATCTCTAGGCAAAACAGATGATGTGACCAATAATTAATAAGGAAAGAGAGGCATGTGATAACATAGCTACTCCCCACTGTAATATCACACATACCAggacaagatgagtctacaacttactccctcctttccggtttataaggcTTATCTCAAATTTTTCATTTTTTCAATTTAAAGGGCTCATCTTCATCTCCTTTTGAGATTTCGAGGCGCATTAAATCTTCGCATGCAAGAATGAAgaaaaactcaccaatgcatgtaatgCTTCTACTCATCTAGTGGCCAAGCATGCATGCAGTGTACTTAATCCTAATTAATGCATCAATTTAGTTTGAGTGGTTTTGTAAAGCACGAGATacattccaccactcaccatgtgccttggttgatgagatttcagatttgagtcctataaaccggaaaggggGAGTAATAAATAAAGTGTTACATgacaccacacatatgttactacccactgtAGAGGTAGTAACGTATTTCTAAGTTACTATCCATTGTGACTAGTCTTGGTATCGTCATCATCCGACTCGGTGAAAGCAAAAATCCGACGTTTCCCAAGGGGCCCAAAGCCTAGGAAAAGTAGAGGAGCACAACACCACAACGATGCTTTTGAGAATCTAAGGACGTCCGCATACATCGCCGTTCCCGGCTCTTGCCATCGCCGGCAACAAGGCATTTGCACGACACTGCTCTCACTTCCCCGCATCGGATCCGGTTGATCCACCCAGTCCTCCAGAATCATCCCCGCAAAATTGAGCTGAAATCATCACACAACTAATAATTTATAGTCCAAGCGACACGTGTAGAAAGCATACTATTAACGAGGTTGTTTCTTTGCACAAACCTTGGGCCAGTTTTTCCTCTTCTGTAACAAGCGAAGAAGTGAGCTTTCAAAAATATTATTAAAGAACATAGAAGAAATTTCAAGAAGCTGGTATCGGTGTATTAAGGGTACATTTGACTATATAAATATGTAAGTATAGATGGATAAACAGAAAATACTGTTGACAGATTAATAGCCTATCTTTCAAAATAGATGCTTTATGTCTATTGTGCATATGGTTTCTGCCAGTTACCTTGTCATAAATAAAAATTAGTGGACATTTCTACCGACAACCTTGTGAAAAATCATAATTATTTGTCAGTACACTGTGACAAATCATATGCAAAACTGcatgtttttttttatttttgaattttcgGGGGGGAGTTTTCCCACCTGAATTGTATTCATGTTGCATATAAGGCTTTGCAGCCTTTTTTGCAAGATAGGTTCAAGTGAACCAGAGGTACAGGGGGCACAGGGGGAAGAGATAAAGAAAAAAGACACACACTAACAACACACTTAGCAGGTGAGAACAAAGAGGGTCAACAAAACTCAACAAAGAGCACCACCGGCATAATCGAGGCATCGGCTCACCGAGACCAACCCACGGCACTGCACCGTCGACGCAATCGAAAGACTCCACGCAACCGAGACTGCACAACGCCGCGACACCACCTGTGTCATGGGGCACATTCTAAGGGTCACGCGAGGCCGAGATGACGCCACGGCACCTGTGTGCCACCGATGTAGTCGAGGGGCGTCGGCTAGCAGACCAAACCACGACACTGCACCGTTGACGCAATCGGCATCCGAGACTGCACAACGCCGCGACACCACCTGTGTCGGGGGTACATTCGAAAGGGCACGCGGGGCCGAGACGACGCCACAGCACCTGTGTGCCACCGGCGTAGTCGTAGGGCACCGCCTAGCAGAGACACACCAAGAAGCACTCGAGCACGAACACCGCCAAAGAAGAGCACAAAACCACCGTCGACCCCGAGCCGGCTGCACCACCACCAACACAGCCACACTCCACCGCCACCCCCGCGAGTCATCGGTTACCACTAATAGTCATTTTCTCCAAGACGACGCCTGCAAGGAGGTAGCGACGCCCCTGACGCCGTCGTCGCCCGATCTAGCATAACTAGATCTTGGGCTTACACCCGGAGAAACCAGACTCGAGGGATTTTGAGTGAACTGAACTCCTCAGCAAGGCCCCAAAGGAGGAGAACGACGCCAAATGGCGTCGCCGTTACTGGCATCAATAGAAGTTTTTGCAAGGTTTTCACCTGGAGCCAAACACTCGGCCATCACCTCAAAATCCAAGACCTGGCACACCTCCGACTGCAGCAGTAGGCCCCGAGAGGGGAGAGTAGCACCCCCACTGCACCATGAGAAGACGACGCAAAGCACCGTCGCGTTGATCCTGGGACTccctccacctccccctcccccgcagaAGTTGGACCGGCCCGAAAGCCGGCAGCTAGTGCCACCAGCGCGCAAGAACGGAGAGGCGGGAGAGGGTGCACAAGAAGACGCCGCCGCACGCGCAGATCTGGGGCGACAGGGCACCAGGAGCTGCATCGGCCACATACTGCGCGCCAACCCAGCCAAATCGCCGCGCCCAAGCCCCCACACCAGTGCCACCCACCACGGGACGCCGCTGTCGAGTCAGCGAGTAGTCCGCGCTCTCGCGCCCGGGGCACCGCGCCCCCAAGCCTCCGCCCAGCGCCACCCACTCGCAGCTCCGCGCCCGCACGCGTAGCTCCATGCCGCCGCCGAGGAAGCTAGAAGCCGCCGGATCCAGGCACCAGCCCTCAGATCGGCGCGTCGGCTAGCAAGAGAGACCCCCGCCCGTGCCCGAGAGCCGCCCGCTGACGCGAAAGGACCCCCGCCGCTGCCGTCAGCCACGCGGCTTTGCCTCACGACGTCCTTCGGCAGCGGCGGAGGAGAGGGGTGGATggcggccggcggtggcggctagggttgggtGGCCACCCGAGTcgcccgcggggggggggggggggcaaccaACTGCATGGTTATTTATTATTAAAAAATTGGCATTATTTTCTTAAGTAATGACTTAATACTCCCTCCATCGCGTAATATAAGATGTTATGAGGACCGATCTACTCACATATTGGTGgtaataacatcttatattatgtgGCAGAGAGAGTAATAATTGAAATTCTATTTTCTACTACAGCAATGCAAATGAAAAAAAAACTTGCTTCTGCCAACTAACTTGTGAGAAATCAATGCTGGGTAGGTGGCAAATATAACATTTGTTAGAACTGATACTACTATGTATTACCTTATTTATACCTTCATGATTTAAGACCGCTataatttatttccttatttgCCAACTAAATGTTCCACATTACCAATACAAAATCATTAACAATATCTTACCTCGCGGGAGCTAATAGCAAATATTAGTCTAGTTATTTATGTAGTAGTAGTGAATATCTTGAGGCGCTCGATTTGGGACAGAAGCGTACAAAGTCTAGTTTTTTCTTTTTAACAAAAAATTGGGTGAGAGATACTGAAGGACTAATATTTAttctccccgcaaaaaaaaaagattaGCTATGGGACGGCGCGACACACGTTGTTGGGCGCTCTGCACTTGACCGACAGAGTCTAACGCGTGAAGGCGTGACCAGCATTGACTAGCTGTGTACACACTCCGTGGGCTCACATATGTATACACATACACATCCGAGCAAGTACGTAGGCAGCTCACTGTGGGACGACGATAGATATCTTGAGGCCACACACCAATTGATTGTTTGTTGAATCTTGCCGTCCGTAACGATAAATTCATAGTACTACGATTGACTGGGTGAGGGCCGCTGGATTGATTGATCGTGGTAGGTGGAAGGCACAGCCTCGTTGTTTGTTCCTCCGTCGATTTGCATGCGCATGTATACTACGGTCGCTATCCTGTCCTATGCACTTAAAACAAGTCTTtccttactactccctccgtctcagtAATATAAAAGTGGTTTTTACattagtgtagtgtcaaaaaacgcTAATGCTTTTATATTATGAACTAAGGGAATAGTAGATATGTACATTCAtttcttagagcatctacagccgcaTATGACAAAATATAACTCCTCACGCGGATGGCCCTGGCGCATCCACCGGCAGCGACCAGGCACTTCTCAAATTAATACCACTACATCTGGACGTCTCATGTTAGATTCTTAAATCCATACAAAAACATGCAGACATTAAAACCTACGTACTACATAGAGATCTAGCTACTCCTCGTCGGAGATGTCGACAATCTCCGTGCCCGGCTCCGGCAGCATGGGCGGCAGTGGCAGCTCCCGAGCTCCGGCGCCTCtacgccggcctcctcctcctcctctatcTCAGCGCCAAGTTCACCGAAGAGCGCTTCGGACGCCTCCTGCTCCTGCCGGAGAAACTGACGGTTGGCCTCCACGTAGGGCTCATCTTGGATGGCCTCCAGGATGGTCTGCTGATCTGCCATCTTCGCGGCTTGGGCGACGGCGAACTCCGCCTCCGCCATGTTCAACCCCTGTTCCGGCAGCTCTGCCTCGTCCTCCTCAAGATCCACCACCTCCATCGGCTCCGACAGCGGCTCTCCCTCGTCCCAGTCCGGCTGctgctcctcgtcctcctccggcTCTGGCGAGTCCAGAGGCAGCCCGACAGCGATGCGGACGGTGCGCCTTGTCTGGATCTCCTCCATGATCTACCTCTGGCACTCCGGCCTGAGCATAGCGTACGTGGTGACCAGCCGCCGGACCATGGCGATGCCGTAGAGCGTGGGAGAGTAGGGGTGAGGAGGCGGATGGGCTCGGGTGGTGGCGCAAAGTGGAAGGAGGTGGATGGGCTAGGGTTGGGGACGCCGGCAGAATTAAATAGCCGGATTTGGCCTTGGGCGGCAAGCCAGAGCGGCGCCACGTGTTGTTCACACCGCGGCGACGGAGGAGGCCTCTGTCGGACCGCCGAGTTTCCTGGCGAGTCCGCATGGGACCCCATCGTCAGTCCTACGTGACGGAAACGCCTGGACGCCCACATATCCACCCCATATTTGAGCTGGATACGAGTATGCCGGCAAGCCCGGCcgtttgaggcccgtttgagGGGCTCGTATGGGTCAAAAAATCATGACCGGTCAGTGACCGGGCGGCCTGCACGGGTGTATGAGGCGAGTTTCGGCAcctggctgtagatgctcttagccCACAAGTGTGAGAGCGGGGTACTTGCGTGGCTCCTCTGATGGTCTCACAAGTTGAATTCAAGGGGATGGCAGAGATTCTGGGAGGGTGCAGGCACACGTGGGTGGTTCCTTTGCACCTGAACCGACAACGTCCAGTGCGACTGCGACTTTGAAGGAATGTTGCCACACGTAGCACTGTCGTTTGTGACCAGGTTGTTGGAATTTGGTCTCAGCTCATAACGGACCGAGAAAAAAGGGGAGCTCTTCTCCAGGTTTTGTGCTATGATTCAAGGTACAGAAAAAGGCAATTTTTGGTTTGGTCCCTCTTCCCTTAGCACCAAGTATAAAAAGAAAAGGTGGTGCCCCTTGGGCAATGACAAACACATACATGAGATAACCCCAACAAACTTCTAAAGGCCGATCCTATAAGGGAGCACAAAGGGATTAGAAGGCCATCAGCATCCCTGGCCACCGCAAGGCTGTGCCGGCGGCTGCCTGATACCATCTACACCGACCGGCCGCTGCCCATGCCGGCCATCTCTAGTGACGGTAGCGTTTTGGTCGTCTTCTACCAATTATTGTCTATGATTCACGCTTTCGGCCATGGGGTATTCACTCAGATGCTGTTCAGCTTTGCCAACTATTGTCACGGGCTGCAATGAGTAGGGGCTGCATCAAGAGCATGGGACTTTGGCAAGCACCTGTAAGTTCACACGTTTCCGCATATGTACTGGTATTTAAATCCAAAGATCCAGATCCAATTTAGTGTTAACCTAAAGTATTATTTCTAACACAGGTACGTCCGTGTTAATTTGTTAGTACCAAGCATTGGTTCTGTGAAGCCTTGACAATTACccaaaaaggctttcgccccgctttataaataaagcaacgaTCATCAACATGGCAGTACAAACTCACACCaccacacacgcacacacccaaGGCATGATACATAAGCGCTGAGCGCAGCAACACCACCCCTAGCTACGAAGAGATGAAGCCGCATACGGCGAACCGTTGACTCCAAGgcggcgccttcaggaaggatacgacaccggagcgccgccaccgcccgaccCGAGGGTCAGAGTTTCCCCTGGAGCAACACAACGGGCAATGAGAGTcgcgacgacgccttcaagaagggaacgagcttcgccgccgccggtccATCCGGGGATAGAACAGGTTTTCACCCCGACCAGCACTCACCGCCACCGAACACCACACCCCGGCCATCACGCCGCCCACATGGCCATGACAGTCGGGCAGCACCCAGCCACAGGCTCTGTCCATGAGCACCGGGCTACCgccaccagggccgccgcccccgCATCCAAGACCAAGACGCCACCTCGCCCGAGACCCGCCGCTACACCAACCAAAGAGACGAGTGGAAAGGCTCGGCCTTTCACACCCCTGAGCGGCCCCCAGCGCCGAGACCTAATAGGCCGGCCAAAGATGGCCACCATCGCCCCGTCCTGCAgcaccgggcgcgagacgagctcgatcttgccgccgggcgcgagacgagctcggtcctgctgccgggcgcgagacgagcccGATCTTGccgccgggcgcgagacgagctcggtcctgctgccgggcgcgagactAGCTCGGTCCCGCGGCACTAGGCGCGCGACGTGCGATGGACCGCAGCTGGTAGCCAGTAGTAGAAAACAGagctttggttcggccagaaaagagcattaatcccggttgcattacgaaccgggactaatgtgagcattagtcccggttcgagcggctagggcaccgtacaggcattagtcccggttcaaatgggacctttagtcaagtttggtgccatgaaccgggactaaagggtgcgatgcccattagtaccggttcgtggcaccaaccgttagtaaaggttagacctttagtcccggttcgagccaccaaccggtactaatgggtttgaggcattagtaccggttcatggcacgaaccggtactaaaggtcccattttcaaactctacccccccccccccccccggtcgtggatcgccttttcagttttgtaaaaagcaaaagaaaatgataaaaaacttcaaaaattaaaatccttccagatgtagttatgttactacatgcactagttaggaaaatttaaaaacttaaatttggacatgttttgcaaaaagtgtagggaaaatgtatcaaaatgttcagcacgaaaatcctcaaatttttagaatcctcaaattctaaaacgaaaaaaagttatgctcaaatttcttttttttttgaatttttgttaaatctggtcaaactatggtcaaactacttattcaagaagtatttgtgttactaaataattattcaagtatattagtgttactaaataattatttcagtttttttgaattttggtcaaactatggtcaaacaatggtcaaactaattattcaagaaatattagtgttactaaataattatttcagtttttttgaattttggtcaaatctggtcaaactgtggtcaaactatggtcaaactacttattcaacagatattagtgttactaaataattattgttttttagaacaatagtttcaaactcaaagagtgaaatgtgtgacttcatgctcaagctaaattcctgagggttaataggattgacatatTATTATTgccaggaaaacaacaagtgcagacttggaaacgagggagaatagaacccggaagttaagcgtgctcaggctggagtagtgagaggatgggtgaccgtccgggaagttagatgatttggaatgatgaggggtgattagagattagagattaaattgagcagtgatgaggggtgattagagattgaaggttaaaataattcagatatgttaccaaccgggactaaaggtggacctccaggcagcggccacgtggagggcctttcgtcccggttcgtgtaagaaccaggactaaagcagggggaggctttagtaacgaccctttagtcccggttccagaaccaggaccctttagtcccggttccagaactgggactaaaggccctttttctactagtgagcgGGCCAGCCCTTTGAGTCAAGTAGAGGCCGGACGACGAGAAGATGAAGCAAGGTCGAAACAGCTCGACCGCAGACGAGCCGACGCCGGACAAGCCGGCCACCGCCGCGGGCAACGTTGCCGGCCACCGTGTAGCCGCCACGCCACCGGAAGGCCACCACCCGGACcttcccgcgccgccgcccacgGCCGGAGCACCAGCCACACCCGGCCGCTGCCCCAACCCGCGCCGCCTGCCGGAGAAGTTGCGTCAGATCCGGCCGGCACGCCTCAcacctccaccagctccagccCAACTCCAGCCCCGACCGAGAGGAGAGGGAGACCGAGCCGAAGCCGGTAGAGAAGGGGTCCACCAGATCCGATCCACCGCCGCCACCACGGGCAGcagccaccgcgccgccgccatcgcccacCACGCCGTCGCTCGCACGTCGCCGTCGggagccaccgccgccgcaccGCCAGGCCCTGCGCACCCCCGGCGCCACGGCCGGAGCAGGCCGCCCCGCACTGGACACCCCCGAGCGGCGAAGAAAGAGGGGCCCCGCCGCCAACCACCGCGAGGGGCTTTGCCCCGACGGCTGCGGCCGGCAGCGAGGGCGGGGGAGGGTGGGGAGGCGGATAGGAGGgggcggtggggggggggggagccgcgccgccgcccgagtcgcccGCGGGGGGACGACGCGGGGGCTAGGTCTCCAGCCTTGACAATTCCAATGGGTTCTGTTGGCATTCATAGATGCATGTTCACATGTATGCCCTCTGGCCACGTACGATACGTCCTGGCTTTGTTGCGTGGCGCACTGTCATCCGTATTGCTACCAGAATAGACTCACCACTCGCTCGCTGCGTCCACCCCGTGCGTTCAAATAATCATTGGACGTACGATAGCTATCGCTCGCGACGACGGACCATCAATCTTTGTGCATGTGCATGTGCGCTATGGTAGCTATGCCTGTCCTATGCACGTGCGCACAAATCTTTCTTTATTATAATTTCTTTTTCACGACAGACTTGATACATACATTTATTGGACCTACATAATCGTTAAAGGACAACATGTTCTCCGGAGAATAGTGGCCTATTGAAAGGACATTCAGTTTGGCACAATTATGTACTTTTCAAAATATAGTGTTTCCTCTATTTTAGTActtcaactttgaccataaatttaaccaacgagaccgacTACGGCAGGAGCAAAAATTATACCAGTGAATTCATATTCAAAAGAAGttttcaattatataatttttttctcccgccgcagtcggtctcgttggttaaatttatggtcaaagttggaCCTCGGGAAGCATGGGCgcactatattttggaatggagggagtagcttCTTTTTTTAGGCATTCTCGGGAAACGTTTATTCAACCGCCACAATCTTTATAGGGATGAAAGGAATACGACCGGGCTGACCTAACCAAACATGGCGGCCTGCTCCAAAAGTCA
This sequence is a window from Aegilops tauschii subsp. strangulata cultivar AL8/78 chromosome 7, Aet v6.0, whole genome shotgun sequence. Protein-coding genes within it:
- the LOC120972049 gene encoding 2-hydroxyisoflavanone dehydratase-like, which encodes MQRTTQKKSFKLKQLNCAMHANKTSPAKQKEGRDISVDMYPFIRKYKDGSIERFLRSPFVLASPDQGGNRGVATRDVVVDKATGVSVRLFLPSRAADTAGRNRLPLVIYVHGGSFCTESAFGRTYHRYATSLAASAGALVVSVEYRLAPEFPRPAAYDDAWAALQWAASSSDPWPEFPPYGVDRLWPFVTAGQAGNDDPRIDPPASEISSLACRRVLIAVAGKDTLRDRGLDLAARMRDHDAPWPWMTPGRREVTVVESEGEDHGFHLYCPLRATSKRLMGSIVEFINQQPSSSPANPMVLGVPTTLFKDVFGYGTTMKSWGTRSSMAHNRAHGSGAHGPVWPSNKISVRLPMPAEYGHLRK